One window from the genome of Pyrus communis chromosome 16, drPyrComm1.1, whole genome shotgun sequence encodes:
- the LOC137720064 gene encoding scarecrow-like protein 8, translated as MQSSGYNGGRGSGVPDFYPNGRSISIAAAMNGHNPSQNNPFHRSQLPGLFLDPTASQIARQTQFQPQTQNPAAGLIGKRTLAEFQAQQQNHYNPHQNPSQNLYLRSLKARTFQHSSPISPLSPIDFSSGSSLSGSESSFSSTSILPHQRFGLPMLQQLRPQPINQPAPQAMSYVNNLVPNNPVQTRGVDSEKMFSNRLQELEKQLLDDNDEDDEGDAVSVITKTNSEWSETIQNLMGTAAPSQNQKPVSPSPTSSSSSSSSVASPATSTCSKQSLMEAATAISDGKSEAAMEILTRMNSTQVANPRPSSEQRLLEFMGLALKSRVNPIDNPAPIAELFRQEHTGSTQSLYELSPCFRLGFMAANLAILEETMTDQSATSKVHVIDFDIGQGGQYVLLFHALVARQNVRPAVVKITTVADNGGEERLRMVHQKLSQDAQRLGVRLEFNVVSQKIGDLNRESLGCEPDEPIAVNFAFKLYSMPDESVSMDNPRDELLRRVKGLAPRVVTLVEQELNTNTAPFMARVNECCAYYGALLESIEATVPRENPERVKVEEALSRKVANSVACEGRDRVERCEVFGKWRARMGMAGFELRPMGPNMTESLKNRLGSGNRVNSAFTVKEENGGVCFGWISRTLTVASAWR; from the coding sequence ATGCAATCGAGCGGTTACAACGGCGGAAGAGGCAGCGGCGTTCCTGACTTCTACCCAAACGGGCGATCCATCTCCATCGCCGCAGCCATGAACGGCCACAACCCATCTCAGAACAATCCCTTCCACCGATCCCAGCTCCCCGGCCTGTTCCTCGACCCCACCGCATCCCAGATCGCTCGCCAAACACAATTCCAaccccaaacccaaaacccagcaGCCGGTCTCATTGGAAAGCGGACGCTCGCGGAGTTCCAAGCCCAGCAGCAGAACCACTACAACCCCCACCAGAATCCGAGCCAAAATCTCTATCTCCGCTCCCTCAAGGCCAGAACTTTCCAGCACTCCTCTCCGATTTCGCCGTTATCTCCGATAGACTTCTCATCTGGGTCATCACTTTCAGGCTCCGAGTCTTCGTTTTCGTCCACCTCGATTTTGCCTCATCAGCGATTCGGGTTGCCTATGCTTCAGCAGCTCCGCCCTCAGCCCATTAACCAGCCAGCACCACAGGCGATGTCGTATGTTAACAATCTGGTTCCCAACAATCCGGTTCAGACCCGAGGTGTGGACTCCGAGAAGATGTTTAGCAACAGGCTGCAAGAGTTGGAGAAACAGCTTCTCGACGATAACGACGAGGACGACGAAGGCGACGCTGTTTCTGTCATTACCAAAACCAACAGCGAGTGGTCCGAGACGATACAGAATCTGATGGGTACGGCAGCTCCGAGTCAGAACCAAAAGCCCGTTTCGCCGTCGCCTACTTCGTCGTCGTCTTCCTCGTCCTCCGTGGCGTCTCCTGCTACCTCCACGTGTTCCAAGCAGTCACTCATGGAAGCCGCGACGGCTATTTCTGATGGGAAATCTGAGGCCGCTATGGAGATCCTCACCCGGATGAATTCGACCCAGGTCGCGAATCCTAGACCCAGTTCAGAACAAAGGCTTCTGGAGTTCATGGGTTTAGCTTTGAAGTCTCGGGTCAACCCGATTGATAACCCGGCTCCGATAGCGGAGCTTTTTAGGCAGGAGCATACCGGGTCGACTCAGTCGCTTTACGAGTTATCTCCGTGTTTCAGACTCGGATTTATGGCCGCTAACCTCGCAATCCTAGAAGAGACCATGACGGACCAATCAGCGACCAGTAAGGTTCATGTGATTGACTTCGACATAGGGCAGGGTGGTCAGTACGTGCTTCTTTTCCACGCGCTCGTCGCGCGTCAGAATGTCAGGCCCGCTGTCGTGAAGATCACCACCGTCGCTGATAATGGCGGGGAGGAGAGGCTGAGAATGGTCCATCAGAAACTGAGTCAAGACGCCCAGCGACTCGGGGTCCGTCTGGAATTCAACGTAGTGAGCCAGAAAATCGGCGACCTGAACCGGGAATCGCTGGGTTGCGAACCGGACGAGCCGATCGCCGTGAATTTCGCTTTCAAACTGTACAGCATGCCGGACGAGAGCGTGTCCATGGACAACCCCCGCGACGAGCTCCTGCGGCGCGTGAAGGGACTGGCGCCGCGTGTGGTGACGCTGGTCGAGCAGGAGCTCAACACCAACACCGCGCCCTTCATGGCGCGCGTAAACGAGTGCTGCGCGTACTACGGAGCCCTGCTGGAGTCGATCGAGGCGACGGTGCCGAGGGAGAACCCGGAGCGAGTCAAGGTGGAGGAGGCGCTGAGTCGGAAGGTAGCGAACTCGGTTGCTTGCGAAGGTAGGGATCGCGTGGAAAGGTGTGAAGTGTTTGGGAAGTGGCGGGCCCGCATGGGGATGGCGGGGTTCGAGTTGAGGCCCATGGGTCCAAACATGACCGAGTCGTTGAAGAATCGACTGGGGTCGGGAAACCGAGTCAACTCGGCGTTCACGGTTAAAGAAGAGAATGGAGGTGTTTGCTTTGGTTGGATAAGCCGCACTCTCACCGTCGCATCCGCTTGGCGTTAA
- the LOC137721249 gene encoding uncharacterized protein, with the protein MMNTVRVELTKSISPDLNWKVSKGYRSSSRRSRKPVDKNQKLGAELAEKSARSASEATVSESEKGVAVCGRRLGDKIEHVPIKKRRLMVRSPSPPPHLEDNKPLLDGRHSSGHKSCAKSVGKKHPTRSDTSTLTRVSHNIAGSGVIENLNEMTNQKPGDVDDFSGIEILAAAACNNSINDDINHVVKNQVGEDSSRDAKDASTSARPLEQTTIASTSSTVMRTASEFSEARDASVSAILEESSASLETVHSLPKDVRREDKVGSSSFEAEGINTTKAHDEAEARSSSSKDVRFHWDLNVGMDAWEEPSDMVIADPQTTAADDISMDNKQGANFQASEGNEIPKEEDAKNDIASTVKKPMSDNEEQGLKACPEFELSYGKCVSTDNALGSSKDSGSGAKASPQDASVDACIDPSPCPEFELSYGKCVSTDNALGSSKDSGSGAKASSEDASVDACIDCSPCDIAATCPVSEETDKTLISSFPVKHTTGDTASGELLGETVCSESVKVENPALACVPEGAPCEIESTVLDEDGKCSGATSSAHDDPESPEETKGEESCHSLSPLLLDVKPVAKAEDVAIHHSKLDVKPVAKTEDVAVHHSKLDVKPVAKTEDVAVHHSKLDVKPVAKTEDVAVHHSKLDVKPVAKTEDVATHHSKHDSNDKSASVGEGRSLVAVIAKEPVEAASGASVGEGQSLVTVIAKEPVEAASDTHTVDSLPNDCSAEVVHKPSGDPMMNPAAAAGSFLEQCDYGEGTSRSLGRATNDPSSDDYDLNTRQDDNDHMVGEGNTLEPAAGYDSQYEDGELRESYVPYWEENEIDDVEVECVDYGSDTCDSEADDDSVSGKVGMGLECRETELFGESRKINSNMKLVRGLSPGSDNTCEKNEHALRQCSVGSKTKTSGSDQLPGDSEASSNRTAEAIEGCTVRRHAVNSFDCHDAKHSPANVVGSMASDSSNKMGTQCARRRRLGNFDSIRSEEAGSDQSMGREKSDSRMQGKSFGDVVKSSGSYWDSKGRESPTYRGSFGSGRSRPRIVVENHGYEMESDDTFSEAAGVHNRVRRPAITFSSNRSYHPAFRRSSPSERNNAHNMHRGMIPMRDTSPDRRRFRRYPQGVNRGIREEYHRPMPDDPNECSYNVPRRMPRREESTSPPGRGPIYYSRPYQKPQSRCRSRSPLGWGLPRERNDISRHRGSRSPDYRFDSNMELRVPFQRQNFGGKYDVGFVSPPKRRFSPQQNSRWFDDSHRSVDHNIRGGRFAGRRFQPGQRFDSERSSRRLNPDGYSEPVMRPARYSELSSGGRECRYEGSDDDRRKPDGRYEIVHRVRRFDSDGGVRQYRYDEEDRFASHNTQNYDESDNRAAERRPREAYVGVAAKRRVN; encoded by the exons ATGATGAATACAGTACGTGTGGAACTTACAAAATCTATTAGTCCTGACTTGAACTGGAAGGTTTCAAAGGGTTATCGGAGTTCATCAAGGCGGTCAAGGAAACCTGttgacaaaaaccaaaaattggGTGCAGAGCTAGCAGAGAAAAGTGCTAGAAGTGCATCAGAAGCAACAGTTTCTGAATCAGAGAAG GGTGTGGCTGTATGTGGAAGACGATTGGGTGACAAAATTGAGCATGTACCAATTAAGAAACGGAGACTTATGGTCCGGTCTCCATCACCCCCTCCACACCTTGAAGACAACAAACCACTATTGGATGGCCGTCATTCTTCAGGTCATAAGTCTTGTGCAAAATCAGTTGGCAAAAAGCATCCCACAAGGAGTGATACGTCTACCCTGACTAGGGTCAGCCATAATATAGCCGGTAGCGGTGTTATTGAGAATTTGAATGAGATGACAAATCAAAAGCCTGGTGACGTGGATGACTTCTCTGGTATTGAGATATTGGCAGCTGCTGCCTGCAACAACAGCATAAATGATGATATCAATCATGTTGTAAAGAATCAAGTGGGTGAAGATTCATCTCGGGATGCAAAAGATGCATCAACTTCTGCAAGGCCCTTGGAGCAAACCACCATTGCGTCAACTTCTTCAACAGTCATGAGAACTGCTTCAGAATTTTCAGAAGCAAGAGATGCATCAGTCTCTGCAATCTTGGAAGAAAGTAGTGCGTCATTGGAAACGGTACATTCACTCCCTAAAGATGTACGACGAGAAGATAAAGTAGGGAGCTCCTCTTTCGAGGCTGAGGGGATTAATACCACCAAAGCACACGACGAAGCAGAAGCAAGATCCAGTTCCTCAAAAGATGTTAGGTTCCACTGGGACCTAAATGTTGGTATGGATGCTTGGGAGGAACCTTCTGATATGGTGATTGCTGATCCTCAAACAACTGCTGCAGATGATATCTCCATGGATAATAAGCAGGGTGCAAATTTCCAGGCTTCAGAAGGTAATGAGATACCAAAGGAGGAAGATGCAAAGAATGACATTGCAAGCACAGTGAAGAAGCCCATGTCTGACAATGAGGAACAGGGATTGAAAGCGTGCCCTGAATTTGAGTTGAGTTATGGTAAATGTGTTTCTACTGATAATGCTTTGGGATCTTCAAAAGATTCTGGTAGCGGTGCAAAAGCTTCCCCTCAGGATGCCAGTGTGGATGCATGCATTGATCCTTCTCCTTGCCCTGAGTTTGAGTTGAGTTATGGTAAATGTGTTTCTACTGATAATGCTTTGGGATCTTCAAAAGATTCTGGTAGCGGTGCAAAAGCTTCCTCTGAGGATGCCAGTGTGGATGCATGCATTGATTGTTCTCCTTGTGACATCGCAGCCACATGCCCTGTGTCTGAGGAGACCGACAAAACACTGATTTCCAGCTTTCCTGTTAAGCATACGACAGGAGATACTGCTTCTGGTGAACTACTGGGTGAAACTGTCTGTTCAGAGAGTGTTAAGGTTGAAAACCCTGCTTTAGCTTGTGTGCCAGAGGGGGCACCTTGTGAGATTGAAAGCACTGTTCTGGATGAAGATGGCAAGTGCTCTGGTGCAACATCTAGCGCCCATGATGATCCAGAATCTCCAGAAGAGACGAAGGGTGAAGAAAGCTGTCACTCACTCTCACCCCTTCTCCTTGATGTCAAGCCTGTAGCTAAAGCAGAAGATGTGGCTATTCACCATTCCAAACTTGATGTCAAGCCTGTGGCTAAAACAGAGGATGTGGCTGTTCACCATTCCAAACTTGATGTCAAGCCTGTAGCTAAAACAGAGGATGTGGCTGTTCACCATTCCAAACTTGATGTCAAGCCTGTAGCTAAAACAGAGGATGTGGCTGTTCACCATTCCAAACTTGATGTCAAGCCTGTAGCTAAAACAGAGGATGTGGCTACTCACCATTCCAAACATGATTCTAATGATAAATCTGCATCTGTTGGAGAAGGCCGATCTCTGGTGGCTGTAATTGCAAAGGAGCCAGTAGAAGCTGCATCAGGTGCATCTGTTGGGGAAGGCCAATCTCTGGTGACTGTAATTGCAAAGGAGCCAGTAGAAGCAGCCTCTGACACTCATACCGTTGATTCTCTGCCAAATGATTGTTCTGCGGAAGTAGTGCATAAACCTTCGGGGGATCCCATGATGAATCCAGCAGCTGCTGCTGGGTCCTTTCTTGAGCAATGCGACTATGGTGAAGGTACCTCACGTAGCTTGGGTAGAGCCACTAACGATCCTTCCAGTGATGATTATGACTTGAATACTCGTCAAGATGATAATGATCACATGGTTGGCGAGGGAAACACTCTGGAACCTGCAGCTGGTTACGACTCTCAGTATGAAGATGGGGAGCTGAGGGAGTCATATGTACCATATTGGGAGGAGAATGAAATTGATGACGTAGAAGTTGAATGTGTTGACTACGGTTCTGATACATGTGACAGTGAAGCTGATGATGACTCTGTATCAGGGAAAGTTGGAATGGGACTTGAATGCAGAGAAACTGAATTATTTGGGGAGTCGAGGAAAATTAACAGTAACATGAAGCTTGTGAGAGGATTGAGTCCAGGATCTGATAATACGTGTGAGAAAAACGAACATGCTTTGAGACAATGTTCCGTTGGCTCGAAGACGAAAACTTCTGGATCTGATCAATTGCCTGGTGATTCTGAAGCTTCTTCAAACAGAACTGCGGAAGCAATTGAGGGGTGCACAGTAAGGAGACATGCTGTTAATAGCTTCGATTGTCATGATGCTAAACATTCTCCTGCCAACGTGGTTGGATCAATGGCATCTGACTCCtcaaataagatgggtactcAATGTGCAAGAAGGAGGAG GTTGGGCAACTTTGATTCTATTCGCTCCGAGGAAGCTGGTTCCGATCAATCCATGGGAAGGGAAAAGTCTGATTCACGTATGCAGGGTAAAAGTTTCGGAGATGTGGTTAAATCTTCAGGGAGTTATTGGGATTCCAAGGGCCGCGAATCACCCACTTATCGTGGTTCCTTTGGTTCTGGACGCTCTAGACCAAGAATTGTTGTTGAGAACCATGGTTATGAGATGGAATCAGACGACACATTTTCAGAAGCAGCAGGAGTTCACAACCGTGTTCGCAGGCCAGCTATAACTTTTTCATCAAATCGTTCGTATCATCCCGCGTTTAGAAGATCATCACCATCTGAAAGGAATAATGCACACAATATGCATAGGGGAATGATACCTATGAGAGATACAAGTCCTGATAGACGAAGGTTTAGACGATATCCACAAGGGGTTAACAGAGGCATCAGGGAGGAGTACCACAGGCCCATGCCCGATGATCCCAACGAATGCTCTTATAATGTGCCACGACGAATGCCCAGGAGAGAAGAAAGCACTTCACCCCCTGGCAGAGGACCTATATATTATAGTAGACCCTATCAGAAGCCCCAGTCTCGATGCAGAAGTCGCTCTCCTCTTGGATGGGGTTTACCGAGAGAACGGAATGATATTTCAAGACATCGTGGTAGCAGGTCTCCTGATTATAGGTTTGATTCTAATATGGAGCTGAGGGTGCCTTTCCAAAGGCAAAATTTCGGAGGCAAGTATGATGTAGGGTTCGTGTCCCCACCAAAGCGTCGGTTTTCCCCACAACAGAATTCCAGATGGTTTGATGATTCACATAGAAGTGTAGATCATAATATCAGGGGCGGGAGATTTGCTGGAAGACGGTTCCAGCCAGGACAGAGGTTTGACTCAGAGCGTTCATCTCGGAGATTGAATCCAGATGGTTACTCTGAGCCCGTGATGCGTCCTGCAAGATACTCTGAGTTGTCCAGTGGTGGTAGGGAGTGTAGATACGAAGGTAGTGATGATGATAGAAGGAAACCTGATGGAAGATATGAGATCGTTCATCGTGTGAGGCGTTTTGATTCAGATGGTGGTGTGCGTCAGTACCGTTATGATGAAGAAGATCGTTTTGCATCTCACAACACGCAGAACTACGATGAATCTGACAATAGGGCAGCCGAGAGACGGCCTCGAGAAGCTTACGTAGGAGTAGCAGCGAAGAGGAGAGTAAATTAA